A section of the Acomys russatus chromosome 10, mAcoRus1.1, whole genome shotgun sequence genome encodes:
- the Opn1sw gene encoding short-wave-sensitive opsin 1 isoform X2, whose product MSGEEDFYLFQNISSVGPWDGPQYHIAPVWAFHLQAAFMGFVFFAGTPLNATVLVATLYYKKLRQPLNYILVNVSLGGFLFCIFSVFTVFISSCHGYFLFGRHVCALEAFLGSVAGIVTGWSLAFLAFERYIVICKPFGNIRFNSKHALIVVLVTWTIGIGVSIPPFFGWSRFIPEGLQCSCGPDWYTVGTKYRSEYYTWFLFLFCFVVPLSLICFSYSQLLRTLRAVAAQQQESATTQKAEREVSHMVVVMVGSFCLCYMPYAALAMYMVNNRNHGLDLRLVTIPAFFSKSACVYNPIIYCFMNKKFRACILEMVCRKPMTDESDMSGSQKTEVSTVSSSKVGPH is encoded by the exons TGGGGCCCTGGGATGGGCCTCAGTACCACATTGCTCCTGTCTGGGCCTTCCACCTCCAGGCAGCTTTCATGGGATTTGTCTTCTTTGCAGGGACCCCACTCAATGCTACAGTGCTGGTGGCCACACTGTATTACAAGAAGTTGCGGCAGCCCCTCAACTACATTCTGGTCAATGTCTCCCTGGGGGGTTTCCTCTTCTGCATCTTCTCTGTCTTCACTGTCTTCATCTCCAGCTGTCACGGATACTTCCTCTTTGGCCGCCATGTTTGTGCTCTGGAGGCTTTCTTGGGCTCTGTAGCAG GTATAGTGACAGGATGGTCACTGGCTTTCCTGGCTTTTGAGCGCTACATTGTCATCTGTAAACCCTTTGGCAACATACGCTTCAACTCCAAGCATGCATTGATAGTGGTGCTGGTTACTTGGACCATTGGTATTGGGGTGTCCATCCCACCTTTCTTTGGCTGGAGCAG GTTCATCCCTGAGGGCCTGCAGTGCTCCTGTGGCCCGGACTGGTACACCGTGGGCACCAAGTATCGAAGCGAGTACTATACCtggttcctcttcctcttctgtttcgTCGTACCTCTTTCCCTCATCTGCTTCTCCTACTCGCAGTTGCTAAGGActctcagagct GTGGCAGCTCAGCAGCAGGAGTCAGCAACGACCCAGAAGGCTGAACGGGAGGTGAGCcacatggtggtggtgatggtgggatccttctgtctctgctacATGCCCTACGCTGCCCTGGCCATGTACATGGTCAACAACCGTAACCACGGGCTGGACCTACGGCTTGTCACCATCCCTGCCTTCTTTTCCAAGAGCGCGTGTGTCTACAATCCCATCATCTACTGCTTCATGAATAAGAAG TTCCGGGCTTGCATCCTGGAGATGGTGTGCAGGAAGCCCATGACAGATGAATCCGACATGTCTGGTTCTCAGAAAACAGAAGTTTCTACTGTTTCTTCTAGCAAAGTTGGCCCTCATTAA
- the Opn1sw gene encoding short-wave-sensitive opsin 1 isoform X3, with product MKGLGTPLNATVLVATLYYKKLRQPLNYILVNVSLGGFLFCIFSVFTVFISSCHGYFLFGRHVCALEAFLGSVAGIVTGWSLAFLAFERYIVICKPFGNIRFNSKHALIVVLVTWTIGIGVSIPPFFGWSRFIPEGLQCSCGPDWYTVGTKYRSEYYTWFLFLFCFVVPLSLICFSYSQLLRTLRAVAAQQQESATTQKAEREVSHMVVVMVGSFCLCYMPYAALAMYMVNNRNHGLDLRLVTIPAFFSKSACVYNPIIYCFMNKKFRACILEMVCRKPMTDESDMSGSQKTEVSTVSSSKVGPH from the exons GGACCCCACTCAATGCTACAGTGCTGGTGGCCACACTGTATTACAAGAAGTTGCGGCAGCCCCTCAACTACATTCTGGTCAATGTCTCCCTGGGGGGTTTCCTCTTCTGCATCTTCTCTGTCTTCACTGTCTTCATCTCCAGCTGTCACGGATACTTCCTCTTTGGCCGCCATGTTTGTGCTCTGGAGGCTTTCTTGGGCTCTGTAGCAG GTATAGTGACAGGATGGTCACTGGCTTTCCTGGCTTTTGAGCGCTACATTGTCATCTGTAAACCCTTTGGCAACATACGCTTCAACTCCAAGCATGCATTGATAGTGGTGCTGGTTACTTGGACCATTGGTATTGGGGTGTCCATCCCACCTTTCTTTGGCTGGAGCAG GTTCATCCCTGAGGGCCTGCAGTGCTCCTGTGGCCCGGACTGGTACACCGTGGGCACCAAGTATCGAAGCGAGTACTATACCtggttcctcttcctcttctgtttcgTCGTACCTCTTTCCCTCATCTGCTTCTCCTACTCGCAGTTGCTAAGGActctcagagct GTGGCAGCTCAGCAGCAGGAGTCAGCAACGACCCAGAAGGCTGAACGGGAGGTGAGCcacatggtggtggtgatggtgggatccttctgtctctgctacATGCCCTACGCTGCCCTGGCCATGTACATGGTCAACAACCGTAACCACGGGCTGGACCTACGGCTTGTCACCATCCCTGCCTTCTTTTCCAAGAGCGCGTGTGTCTACAATCCCATCATCTACTGCTTCATGAATAAGAAG TTCCGGGCTTGCATCCTGGAGATGGTGTGCAGGAAGCCCATGACAGATGAATCCGACATGTCTGGTTCTCAGAAAACAGAAGTTTCTACTGTTTCTTCTAGCAAAGTTGGCCCTCATTAA